From a single Candidatus Desulfatibia profunda genomic region:
- the lipB gene encoding lipoyl(octanoyl) transferase LipB: MHNVNCQNRTQNDQDIARIKRWLCIDLPSTEYRQAWYLQSNLVAALKNKIINNNIILLLEHPSVFTLGRRGGLNNLSVPENFLEKAGIPVIQVERGGNITFHGLGQLVIYPIIDLQLARLTVVDYVENLEEVMIRTAAEWGIKAARNPLNRGVWVGNNKLGSIGIAVRRGICFHGMALNVNISLEPFEWIHPCGLQDVGVTSMERELACKLSMKRIRETIKCHLKAVFDVNLMMTRLEELNLN, translated from the coding sequence ATGCATAATGTAAATTGCCAAAACCGAACACAGAACGATCAAGACATCGCCCGGATCAAAAGATGGTTGTGCATTGATCTTCCTTCTACCGAGTACCGGCAGGCCTGGTATCTGCAGAGCAATCTTGTAGCTGCACTCAAGAACAAAATTATTAATAACAATATCATCTTGTTATTGGAACACCCTTCTGTTTTCACGCTGGGCCGCAGGGGCGGGTTGAACAACCTGTCGGTGCCGGAAAATTTTCTGGAAAAAGCGGGTATTCCCGTAATTCAAGTGGAACGGGGCGGCAATATTACGTTTCATGGACTCGGCCAGCTTGTCATCTATCCGATCATTGATCTGCAACTGGCCAGGCTGACCGTCGTCGATTATGTTGAAAATCTCGAGGAAGTCATGATTCGGACCGCGGCCGAGTGGGGAATCAAGGCTGCAAGAAATCCGCTTAACAGGGGCGTATGGGTCGGCAATAATAAGCTGGGGAGCATCGGAATAGCTGTTCGACGGGGTATTTGTTTCCATGGTATGGCATTGAACGTTAATATTTCTCTGGAGCCTTTCGAGTGGATACATCCCTGCGGTCTCCAGGATGTGGGGGTAACGTCCATGGAGCGTGAGCTTGCATGCAAACTATCTATGAAACGAATCCGCGAGACAATCAAGTGCCACCTAAAAGCGGTTTTTGATGTTAACCTGATGATGACACGCCTTGAAGAATTGAACCTAAATTGA